A single region of the Bartonella harrusi genome encodes:
- the murI gene encoding glutamate racemase has translation MDDRPILFFDSGIGGLTVLREVRFLIPERQLIYVADDMGFPYGSWEEDRLKKRIFKVFTNLLTLYNPALCVIACNTVSTLMMTDLRKKFSHILFVGTVPAIKLAAEKTKSGFISVLATPGTVKRAYTYELVNTFALQCDVKLVGSEKLAGFAEGYLRGKSIDLEELRYEILPCFVEKDGKYTDIIVLACTHYPFLIDFFRKQALWPVEWIDPAKAIAKHTRSLLPEKMHPESIKKHKDFALFTSQNITSSTEGLLKGFNLDIMKGVDFVR, from the coding sequence ATGGATGATCGGCCTATTCTTTTTTTTGATAGTGGCATTGGCGGTTTAACAGTGTTGAGAGAAGTGCGCTTTCTTATTCCTGAAAGGCAGCTTATTTATGTTGCTGACGATATGGGGTTTCCTTATGGAAGCTGGGAAGAAGATCGTCTTAAAAAACGTATTTTCAAGGTTTTTACAAATCTTTTAACGCTTTATAATCCTGCCTTATGTGTAATCGCTTGTAATACTGTTTCTACACTTATGATGACAGATTTACGGAAGAAATTTTCCCATATCCTTTTTGTAGGCACAGTTCCTGCAATTAAGTTAGCCGCTGAAAAAACAAAATCTGGTTTTATTTCCGTATTAGCAACTCCTGGAACAGTCAAACGTGCTTATACATATGAATTAGTCAATACTTTTGCTCTTCAATGTGATGTTAAGCTTGTTGGAAGTGAAAAACTTGCTGGATTTGCTGAAGGTTATTTACGAGGAAAATCTATCGACTTGGAAGAGTTACGTTATGAGATTCTTCCCTGCTTTGTTGAAAAAGATGGTAAATATACGGATATTATTGTTTTAGCTTGTACACATTACCCTTTTTTGATTGATTTTTTTCGTAAACAAGCTTTATGGCCCGTTGAATGGATTGATCCAGCAAAAGCTATAGCCAAACACACAAGATCATTATTACCGGAAAAAATGCATCCTGAAAGCATAAAAAAACATAAAGATTTTGCGTTATTTACATCGCAAAATATAACTTCTTCAACAGAAGGTTTGTTAAAAGGATTTAACTTAGATATTATGAAAGGAGTTGACTTTGTGCGTTGA
- the rpsD gene encoding 30S ribosomal protein S4 — protein MSKRETTKYKIDRRMGENIWGRPKSPVNRRDYGPGQHGQRRKGKLSDYGVQLRAKQKLKGFYGDISEKQFRKTYEEAARRRGDTGENLIGLLESRLDAVIYRAKFVPTIFASRQFINHGHVNVNGRRTNIQSYRCKPGDAIEVREKSKKLVLVLESIQLAERDVPEYIEADHNQMKATFTRVPAFADVPYAVQMEPNLVVEFYSR, from the coding sequence ATGAGTAAACGCGAAACAACAAAGTATAAAATTGACCGCCGTATGGGTGAAAACATTTGGGGGCGTCCGAAATCTCCTGTAAATCGTCGTGATTATGGTCCAGGTCAACATGGGCAACGTCGTAAAGGGAAGCTTTCCGACTATGGTGTGCAATTACGTGCTAAACAGAAATTAAAAGGTTTTTACGGTGATATCTCAGAAAAGCAGTTCCGTAAAACTTATGAAGAAGCTGCACGTCGTCGTGGTGATACTGGTGAAAATCTTATCGGACTTTTAGAATCGCGTTTGGATGCTGTTATTTACCGTGCAAAATTTGTACCTACAATTTTTGCTTCTCGTCAGTTTATCAATCATGGTCATGTTAATGTAAATGGGCGACGCACCAATATTCAATCATATCGTTGTAAACCGGGTGATGCTATTGAAGTTCGTGAAAAATCAAAGAAACTTGTTTTGGTCTTGGAATCTATTCAGTTAGCTGAGCGTGATGTACCCGAATATATTGAAGCAGATCATAATCAGATGAAAGCAACGTTTACACGTGTTCCTGCTTTTGCAGATGTTCCTTATGCTGTGCAAATGGAGCCCAATTTGGTTGTTGAGTTTTATTCTCGTTAA
- a CDS encoding helix-turn-helix domain-containing protein, whose translation MTRQKNEPKTALAKRLTEVRKLVGLSRDIFSLKIGISIQGLGNYERGDRTPDATVLSSYKEKFGVNLNWLLTGEDAMFIDMTLTRSFNISPPTIPTGLMKKLGRIAYTTYRDAKIKLPPEDIAELAAELYRKLQELVQNINDPEEVELTFPLLKLHLKRQIEAEKAHLTTTQNTA comes from the coding sequence ATGACACGACAAAAAAATGAGCCAAAAACCGCATTAGCAAAACGACTCACAGAAGTTAGAAAGCTTGTGGGCTTATCTCGTGATATATTTTCTCTTAAAATTGGTATTAGTATTCAAGGGCTTGGGAATTACGAACGTGGTGATAGAACTCCAGACGCAACCGTTTTATCATCATACAAAGAAAAATTTGGAGTAAACCTGAATTGGCTTTTGACTGGTGAAGATGCAATGTTTATAGACATGACGTTAACTCGGTCTTTCAATATCTCTCCACCTACCATCCCTACTGGGCTGATGAAAAAGCTCGGTCGCATAGCTTATACAACCTATCGCGACGCAAAAATAAAACTCCCCCCTGAAGATATAGCGGAATTAGCGGCAGAGCTTTATAGAAAGTTGCAAGAGCTTGTTCAAAACATCAATGACCCAGAAGAAGTCGAACTTACTTTTCCTCTTCTAAAGTTGCACTTAAAGCGACAAATTGAAGCTGAAAAAGCACATCTAACAACCACACAAAATACGGCTTAA
- a CDS encoding helix-turn-helix domain-containing protein gives MTITQTWDRHSILAELRRRNMTLAELTKVYQIPSSSVKNIWTRPNEKAERAIADFIGLPVEQVFSDRYPKTNRRIFKAAKHANTDLSAHSTLRGNAA, from the coding sequence ATGACTATCACACAAACATGGGATCGCCATAGTATTTTAGCTGAGCTACGCCGCCGTAACATGACCTTGGCGGAACTCACGAAAGTTTATCAAATCCCGTCATCCAGTGTCAAAAACATTTGGACACGGCCCAATGAAAAAGCCGAACGTGCCATTGCCGATTTTATCGGCTTGCCCGTCGAGCAGGTTTTTAGCGACCGCTACCCTAAAACGAACCGTCGCATTTTTAAAGCAGCAAAACATGCCAATACGGATTTGAGTGCACATTCCACATTGCGCGGTAATGCCGCTTGA